From a region of the Mercurialis annua linkage group LG1-X, ddMerAnnu1.2, whole genome shotgun sequence genome:
- the LOC126672305 gene encoding uncharacterized protein LOC126672305 — protein MTLPIIISNNLSETQEARVVKVVKQHILAIGWQISDIRGISPSVVMHKIHLENESRASAQRQRRLNPNMKEVVHKEIVKLLDAGIIYPISDSAWVSPIQCVPKKGGMTVIENEKGEQISTRTVTGWRVCIDYRKLNTETRKDHFPLPFIDQMLERVAGHAYYCFLDGYSGYNQILIFPDDQEKTTFTCPYGTFAYRRMPFGLCNAPATFQRCMTSIFADMIEDIMEVFMDDFSVFGDSFEICLNNLERVLARCEETNLVLNWEKCHFMVEEGIVLGHKISKDGIEVDRAKTEIIEKLPPPTTVKGVRAFLGHAGFYRRFIKNFSSIARPLTNLLVKDIPYEFTNDCLDAFARLKEALISAPIISSPDWTLPFELMCDASDIALGCVLGQRREKKLHVIYYASRTLAEFDIEIRDKKGTENVVADHLSRLEIPEPIISGVEINETFPDEMLMVLSEVETPWYADIANYLSSEIMPPDLTYHQRKKFLSDAKRFLWEEPYLFKVCGDGILRRCVPLQEMMPILSQCHSSDYAGHYGTSRTAARVLECGFFWPTLFRDAKDFVSHCDRCQRVGNISKRDEMPLTNIQEVELFDVWGIDFMGPFPMSFGKQYILLNFDLKAAGEKRMLQLNELDEFRLNAYENAKLYKEKTKRWHDAHIVPKTFVEGSFVLLYNSRLKLFPGKLKSRWSGPFKIRTVASHGALELENSSGIYMISGGFRS, from the exons ATGACTCTTCCCATCATCATCTCGAACAACTTGTCGGAAACACAAGAAGCGAGAGTTGTCAAAGTggtgaagcaacatatattggcgATCGGTTGGCAAATTTCGGACATCCGAGGAATTAGTCCCTCGGTGGTCATGCACAAGATCCACCTAGAAAACGAGTCAAGAGCATCGGCTCAAAGACAACGGCGtttgaatccaaatatgaaggaggtcgTGCACAAGGAGATAGTAAAACTTCTCGACGCCGGAATTATATACCCCATATCCGATAGTGCGTGGGTTAGTCCCATCCAATGTGTTCCAAAGAAAGGGGGGATGACGGTGATTGAGAACGAGAAGGGTGAGCAAATTTCCACTAGGACGGTAACGGGATGGCGTGTTTGTATTGACTACCGCAAGTTGAATACGGAGACGAGGAAGGACCATTTTCcgttaccatttatcgatcaaatgttggagcgggtagcgggccacgcttattattgttttctcgatggatattccgggtacaatcaaattcttatcttcccggatgaccaagagaaaacaactttCACATGTCCTTATGGAACGTTTGCTTATCGGAGGATGCCGTTTGGTCTTTGTAATGCACCGGCAACATTTCAACGATGTATGACTTCCATCTTcgccgatatgattgaagatattatggaagtcttcatggatgatttttcggtattcggggactcttttgagatatgcttaaataatcttgaacgagtgttggcccggtgtgaggagaccaatcTAGTCTTGAATTGGGAGAAGTGTCATTTCATGGTAGAGGAAGGAATTGTCTTGGGACATAAAATCTCCAAGGACGGCATTGAAGTAGATAGAGCAAAAACGGAAATCATCGAGAAATTACCACCACCAACTACCGTAAAGGGAGTTCGTGCCTTCTTAGGGCACGCCGGGTTTTATCGACGATTCATCAAAAATTTCTCTTCCATTGCTCGTCCTTTAACTAATTTACTTGTTAAAGATATTCCTTATGAATTTACTAATGATTGCCTTGATGCTTTTGCTAGGTTGAAAGAAGCCCTCATCTCGGCCCCAATTATTTCATCACCCGATTGGACTCTTCCTTTCGAACTCATGTGTGATGCAAGTGATATAGCACTCGGGTGCGTATTGGGGCAACGGAGGGAGAAAAAGCTTCACGTGATATACTATGCGAGCCGAACATTGGCGG agtttgacatcgaAATTCGCGACAAGAAAGGAACGGAGAACGTCGTCGCCGATCACTTGTCAAGGTTAGAGATTCCGGAACCAATTATAAGTGgcgtagagattaatgaaacgtTTCCGGATGAGATGTTGATGGTACTTTCGGAAGTGGAAACGCCATGGTATGCGGATATCGCAAACTATCTATCTTCCGAAATAATGCCACCGGATTTGACTTACcaccaaaggaagaagttcttgaGCGATGCTAAACGGTTTCTATGGGAGGAACCGTACCTCTTCAAGGTGTGTGGAGATGGGATTTTGAGGAGATGTGTACCACTACAAGAGATGATGCCTATACTTAGTCAATGCCATTCTTCGGACTATGCGGGCCATTATGGTACATCAAGGACCGCGGCTCGTGTGCTAGAGTgcggattcttttggcctacgctATTTCGTGATGCGAAAGACTTTGTTAGTCATTGCGATCGATGCCAAAGAGTGGGGAACATATCGAAGAGAGATGAAATGCCGCTTACCAACATTCAAGAGGTGGAACTTTTTGATGTGTGGGGAATAGACTTCATGGGTCCTTTTCCTATGTCGTTTGGAAAGCAATACATATTG ctcaattttGACCTTAAAGCGGCGGGGGAGAAACGTATGCTTCAACTCAATGAGTTGGACGAATTTCGGTTAAATGCCTATGAAAACGCCAAGCTTTACAAAGAGAAGACGAAACGATGGCATGACGCTCATATCGTGCCTAAAACGTTTGTGGAGGGCTCTTTTGTCTTGCTCTACAACTCGCGCCTCAAATTATTTCCCGGGAAATTAAAATCCCGTTGGAGCGGTCCTTTCAAGATTCGAACGGTGGCAAGTCATGGAGCtttggaattggagaattctagtg GTATATACATGATTTCAGGAGGTTTCCGTTCGTGA